One Pseudomonas rhizophila DNA window includes the following coding sequences:
- a CDS encoding phage minor tail protein L translates to MPLISDIQVLEPGSEVLLFELDGSDYGADVLRFHGHAIPHTEAELIAAGAAADELPAKPIYWQGNEYSAWPMQIDGIEANGDGTAVRPSLSVGNVNGRITALCLAFQDLADFKLTMRHTLGKYLDAENFPGGNPQADPTQETIEVWYIDQKTNEDGETVTWELASPGDVGGESIGRQATTLCHWCLTGGYRGPNCGYTGPYVTKDGVVTDNPELDECDATLGRGCIPRFGEGNALPFGGFPAVSLIARS, encoded by the coding sequence ATGCCGCTGATCAGTGATATCCAGGTTCTCGAACCTGGCAGCGAAGTGCTGCTCTTCGAATTGGACGGCTCCGACTACGGTGCTGACGTGCTGCGCTTCCATGGGCACGCGATCCCGCACACCGAGGCCGAGCTGATCGCCGCCGGCGCCGCAGCCGATGAGCTACCGGCCAAGCCGATCTACTGGCAGGGCAACGAGTACAGCGCCTGGCCGATGCAAATCGACGGCATAGAGGCGAACGGCGACGGCACTGCGGTTCGACCCTCGCTATCGGTGGGCAATGTCAACGGCCGGATCACCGCGCTTTGCCTGGCATTCCAGGACTTGGCGGATTTCAAGCTGACCATGCGCCACACGCTGGGCAAATACCTGGACGCCGAGAACTTCCCCGGCGGCAATCCGCAGGCGGACCCAACCCAGGAGACGATCGAGGTCTGGTACATCGACCAGAAAACGAACGAGGACGGGGAGACGGTCACCTGGGAGCTTGCCAGCCCGGGCGACGTGGGCGGGGAGTCCATCGGGCGCCAGGCTACGACGCTGTGCCATTGGTGCCTGACCGGCGGCTACCGTGGGCCGAACTGCGGCTACACCGGCCCCTATGTGACGAAGGATGGAGTGGTCACCGATAACCCAGAGCTCGACGAATGCGATGCCACGCTGGGCCGTGGATGCATTCCGCGCTTTGGCGAGGGCAATGCCTTGCCATTTGGTGGGTTCCCTGCCGTTTCCCTGATCGCCCGGAGCTGA
- a CDS encoding C40 family peptidase, translating to MRKHILSAIQAHAAAEYPKECCGLLLALGRKQQYFPCKNTATEPNEEFCIAPEDYAAAEDLGEIIGIVHSHPDATSRPSPRDLAMCEATALPWHILSWPEGDLRTVVPTGDTPLLKRPFVHGAWDCWQVCADWYKREWGLEFEAFKRSDGWWENRDNASLYEANYEAAGFCRVDQPQRGDMIVMEVGRTVHPNHAGIFLGADPALSGEESETFGPGPFLLHHLYGRPSEIIVFGGPWLDRTRLILRHKDAPPTT from the coding sequence ATGCGCAAACACATTTTGAGCGCGATCCAGGCGCACGCGGCAGCCGAATATCCGAAAGAGTGCTGCGGGCTTCTGCTGGCCCTGGGCCGAAAACAGCAGTACTTCCCATGCAAGAACACCGCGACCGAGCCCAACGAGGAGTTTTGCATCGCTCCAGAGGATTATGCCGCGGCGGAAGACCTGGGCGAGATCATCGGCATCGTTCACTCCCATCCGGACGCCACCAGCCGGCCATCGCCACGGGACCTCGCGATGTGCGAGGCCACGGCCTTGCCCTGGCACATCCTGAGCTGGCCGGAGGGTGACTTGCGGACAGTGGTGCCCACCGGTGATACACCTTTGCTCAAGCGCCCGTTTGTCCACGGCGCCTGGGACTGCTGGCAGGTCTGCGCCGACTGGTACAAGCGCGAGTGGGGGCTTGAGTTCGAAGCCTTCAAGCGTTCCGACGGCTGGTGGGAGAATAGGGACAACGCCAGCCTATACGAGGCGAACTACGAGGCCGCAGGCTTTTGCCGGGTCGACCAGCCACAGCGCGGCGACATGATCGTGATGGAGGTGGGCCGGACGGTTCACCCGAACCATGCAGGGATATTCCTCGGCGCGGATCCGGCGCTGTCCGGCGAAGAGTCCGAGACCTTCGGTCCCGGGCCGTTCTTGCTTCACCATTTGTACGGGCGCCCGAGCGAGATCATCGTCTTCGGCGGGCCCTGGCTCGACCGAACACGCCTGATTCTCAGGCACAAAGATGCACCACCAACCACATAA
- a CDS encoding phage tail terminator-like protein: MSHRIIRSLLEARLKAWADARTPALRIAYQNVAFTPNNDETYLRAFLIPAGTDSNDLAGAHRLFTGVFQVTIVTPTGNGPSGAETIADELAALYPLNDRLVRNGLTALIMTPVEPGPELTEDTSFVLPVSFQYRADTTT; the protein is encoded by the coding sequence ATGAGCCACCGAATCATTCGATCCCTGCTGGAGGCGCGCCTCAAGGCTTGGGCTGACGCTCGAACGCCAGCATTGCGCATCGCCTACCAGAACGTGGCGTTCACCCCGAACAATGATGAGACGTACCTGCGAGCATTCCTCATACCGGCTGGCACCGACAGCAACGACCTGGCGGGCGCGCACCGCCTCTTCACTGGCGTGTTTCAAGTCACCATCGTGACGCCAACAGGCAATGGCCCATCCGGCGCCGAAACGATCGCTGATGAGCTTGCAGCGCTGTACCCGCTCAACGACCGGCTGGTTCGCAATGGTCTCACGGCCTTGATCATGACGCCGGTTGAGCCAGGGCCAGAACTGACCGAGGACACATCATTCGTATTGCCTGTGTCGTTCCAGTACCGAGCCGACACCACAACCTAA
- a CDS encoding DUF1799 domain-containing protein: protein MTLADIPDEEYEVWPDNWPAFRLFEAMSTQWRTGMGGASGLDYNALPPVASMLGIKRRELSEAFHDVRVMEAEALLVMSESK from the coding sequence ATGACGCTAGCCGATATCCCGGATGAAGAGTACGAGGTATGGCCAGATAACTGGCCCGCCTTCCGTCTCTTCGAAGCAATGTCGACGCAGTGGCGCACCGGCATGGGCGGGGCCTCGGGCCTGGACTACAACGCGCTCCCGCCGGTCGCCAGCATGCTGGGCATCAAGCGGCGAGAACTCTCAGAAGCCTTTCACGACGTCCGCGTCATGGAAGCAGAAGCCTTGCTCGTGATGAGCGAATCGAAATAA
- a CDS encoding phage tail protein, with protein MAIEMFTWPTQHGDAPEITYRVRTAQFGDGYKQIAGDGPNNKEDSYPITYTGSRARVQEIMDFLDRHAGAKAFLWTTPLGQLGLFSCVNPTPTPVGGGVFKLTATFNRAFQP; from the coding sequence ATGGCTATCGAAATGTTCACCTGGCCCACCCAGCACGGAGACGCACCCGAGATCACTTATCGGGTGCGTACTGCGCAGTTCGGCGACGGCTACAAGCAGATCGCCGGCGATGGGCCGAATAACAAGGAAGACTCCTATCCGATCACCTACACCGGGTCACGCGCCAGGGTGCAGGAGATCATGGACTTTCTCGACCGCCATGCCGGCGCCAAGGCTTTCCTCTGGACAACGCCACTGGGTCAGCTTGGCCTATTTTCCTGCGTGAATCCCACTCCCACCCCTGTTGGGGGCGGAGTCTTCAAGCTCACGGCCACATTCAACCGGGCCTTCCAACCATAA
- a CDS encoding phage tail protein, with protein MGFRLPNGATLEIAAAYGTAIPVTALSNANPAVATAAAHGLADGDILAVTSGWTRLNDRAARVSDSLSGTFALENINTTNLQPYPAGSGIGSVREVTGFVEISQITDVATSGGDQQFLTFGFLADDDDRQIPTTKNPISMSVTVADDPALAYVAVVETADEDKATRVLRLNLPNGDSILYNAYVTITSTPALSRNNLMTRVISLSLAGRPTRYSAVV; from the coding sequence ATGGGCTTTCGACTCCCCAACGGCGCAACCCTTGAAATCGCTGCGGCTTATGGCACTGCCATCCCGGTGACGGCGCTGAGCAACGCCAACCCGGCCGTGGCGACTGCTGCGGCGCACGGACTGGCCGACGGCGACATCCTTGCCGTGACCTCGGGCTGGACTCGTCTCAATGATCGCGCCGCCCGCGTCTCGGACAGCCTGAGTGGCACCTTCGCACTGGAAAACATTAACACCACCAACCTGCAGCCATACCCGGCGGGTTCCGGCATCGGCTCGGTTCGCGAAGTGACCGGTTTTGTCGAGATTTCGCAAATCACCGACGTGGCCACCAGCGGCGGCGACCAGCAGTTCCTGACCTTCGGCTTCCTGGCTGACGACGATGACCGCCAGATTCCGACCACCAAGAACCCGATCAGCATGTCGGTGACGGTGGCGGATGACCCGGCGCTGGCGTACGTGGCAGTGGTTGAAACTGCCGACGAGGACAAGGCTACCCGCGTTCTGCGACTGAACCTGCCGAACGGCGACAGCATCCTCTACAACGCCTACGTGACCATCACGTCGACCCCGGCCCTGTCCCGTAACAACCTGATGACCCGCGTCATCAGCCTGTCGCTGGCCGGTCGCCCAACCCGCTACTCGGCGGTGGTGTAA
- a CDS encoding phage tail assembly chaperone, translated as MAKIKISQNPTFKTKVAIPRVGGKPEDVEFEFKYLDRLALSALFDKWNSARDEHANKVKEDGLSWQEATASEIGIQVAQLRDIVAGWAFDEKLSDESLTALVTTCIGAPQAVLDAYQSAYNPARLGN; from the coding sequence ATGGCGAAGATCAAGATTTCCCAGAACCCTACCTTCAAGACGAAGGTTGCCATTCCCCGCGTGGGCGGTAAGCCCGAAGACGTGGAGTTCGAATTCAAGTACCTGGACCGGCTGGCTCTTTCCGCGCTCTTTGACAAATGGAACAGCGCACGCGACGAGCACGCCAACAAGGTCAAGGAGGATGGCTTGAGCTGGCAGGAGGCCACGGCATCGGAGATCGGCATCCAGGTCGCCCAACTCCGCGATATCGTTGCGGGCTGGGCCTTCGACGAGAAGCTTTCGGATGAATCCCTGACGGCGCTGGTCACCACTTGCATTGGCGCGCCTCAAGCCGTTCTGGATGCCTACCAGAGCGCCTACAACCCGGCCCGCCTGGGAAACTGA
- a CDS encoding phage tail tape measure protein — MTSIAELGIKVDSTDAAQASSDLDKLTAAGGRAEKAAERVAKGADKASVSIKKQKEELSDLLGEIDPTVKALGRLDELESKLAKQKKLGALDASTFSEYQAKIDQSRTNLGRFDDSLTRTGNTAKQTANALRGVPAQFTDIAVSLQGGQAPLTVLLQQGGQLKDMFGGIGPAARAMGGYILGLVNPFTVAAAAAAALGLAYYKGSQEADEYNKAIIFTGNSAGTSTNQLRSMADQVSATVGTTGAAAEVLAKLAGNGRIASSSFEEITEATLEWEKATGRAIDDTVAEFAKIAKDPVAAAKELNDQYNFLTASVYSQIVALKEQGDTIGAANLLTDTYAETIRSRTGEVTANLGLIEGAWRKIKSAASEAIDATLDVGRAQSIDSQIKNLEKIVAGRRTGVLAQLFPDDLGGGSQSTKFIESQIAALKREKAQIDANSKAQGDRAKIDRDGIDASIRLKAISDSNLTNEEKRNKLIKEYKRDVEALRKANPNDPLVQEAVVTKTIQNIRDKNKDPKAATTAVNLTEFNDSKNQLSLILGEYKNAQKQLEAAQKAGLVTQEDYLLKRQALIGNERDEVTAAYQAEIAALESTKGKASTSAAQRIQLDQKIADARANMVKAQKQADSELEVIATNEQGRLAKQAQAIKSYTDALDQQNVALRRAGSRAADGVGRGDRENAINGELNGIADRANQQRLDLARDKADKSRNMSAEEYQAKLDAINKSEKDLSETVLSNYEQMSEAQGDWRKGATSAFSNYLESARNVAGQTRDLFTNAFSSMEDSIVNFAITGKGSFGDFTKSVLADMARIATRTAASEGLSALFGLAASAAGSYFGGGASSAGSTQAGYSGDLSGFTPGSIQAKGGAWSGGVQMFANGAAFTNSIVSKPTAFGMAGGGIGVMGEAGEEAIMPLTRTAGGQLGVRAISGGGSGGGNVYNFPVAVSVQTTGDGGATTTEDTTQLGKGIQQAAKVEAETAISRGLQPGGAIWRVINGRG; from the coding sequence ATGACTTCTATTGCTGAACTCGGCATCAAGGTCGACTCGACCGATGCTGCGCAGGCGAGCTCCGACCTCGACAAACTCACCGCGGCGGGTGGCCGGGCGGAGAAGGCTGCCGAAAGGGTTGCCAAGGGCGCCGACAAGGCTTCGGTGTCGATCAAGAAGCAGAAGGAAGAGCTTTCTGACCTGCTGGGCGAGATCGATCCGACTGTCAAAGCCCTGGGGCGACTGGACGAACTCGAAAGCAAGCTGGCGAAGCAGAAGAAGCTCGGCGCGCTGGATGCGTCGACCTTCAGCGAGTATCAGGCGAAAATCGATCAGTCCCGGACGAACCTGGGCCGATTCGATGATTCGCTGACCCGCACGGGCAACACCGCTAAGCAAACAGCAAACGCGTTGCGCGGCGTGCCCGCTCAGTTCACGGACATCGCTGTTTCGCTGCAAGGCGGACAGGCTCCACTGACTGTGCTGCTCCAGCAGGGCGGGCAGTTGAAGGATATGTTCGGCGGTATCGGGCCGGCGGCGCGCGCCATGGGCGGCTACATCCTGGGCTTGGTGAATCCGTTCACCGTCGCCGCAGCCGCTGCAGCAGCGCTCGGCCTGGCCTACTACAAGGGCAGCCAGGAGGCTGACGAATACAACAAGGCGATCATCTTCACTGGCAACTCGGCAGGCACCAGCACAAATCAATTGCGCTCGATGGCCGACCAGGTATCTGCAACCGTTGGCACAACTGGTGCGGCGGCTGAGGTTCTGGCGAAGTTGGCCGGAAACGGAAGGATCGCGAGCAGCAGCTTCGAGGAAATCACCGAGGCTACGCTGGAGTGGGAGAAGGCGACTGGGCGCGCTATCGACGACACTGTTGCTGAGTTCGCGAAGATCGCGAAAGACCCGGTGGCTGCTGCCAAAGAGCTCAACGACCAGTACAACTTCCTCACCGCCTCGGTCTATTCGCAGATCGTGGCCCTGAAGGAGCAGGGCGACACCATTGGCGCGGCCAATCTCCTGACCGATACCTACGCCGAGACGATCCGGTCCCGGACTGGCGAGGTCACTGCCAACCTTGGATTGATCGAGGGAGCCTGGCGCAAGATCAAATCCGCCGCATCCGAGGCAATTGACGCAACCTTGGATGTTGGCCGGGCCCAATCGATCGACAGCCAGATCAAGAACCTGGAAAAGATCGTCGCCGGACGGAGAACAGGAGTTCTTGCCCAGCTTTTCCCGGATGACTTGGGTGGCGGAAGCCAATCCACCAAGTTCATCGAAAGCCAAATCGCGGCACTGAAGCGTGAAAAGGCGCAGATCGACGCGAACAGCAAGGCTCAGGGTGACCGGGCGAAGATTGACCGAGACGGCATCGACGCCAGTATCCGCCTGAAAGCTATCAGCGATTCCAACCTCACCAACGAGGAGAAGCGAAACAAGCTGATCAAGGAGTACAAGCGGGACGTCGAGGCGCTGCGCAAGGCCAATCCGAATGACCCGCTGGTCCAGGAAGCAGTCGTCACGAAGACGATTCAGAACATCCGGGACAAGAACAAGGATCCCAAAGCGGCGACTACCGCTGTCAACCTGACCGAGTTCAACGACTCGAAGAACCAGCTTTCGCTGATCCTCGGTGAGTACAAGAACGCCCAGAAGCAACTGGAGGCGGCTCAAAAGGCCGGCCTGGTCACCCAGGAAGACTACCTGCTCAAGCGCCAAGCCTTGATCGGCAATGAGCGGGATGAGGTCACGGCGGCCTACCAGGCCGAAATCGCTGCGCTCGAGTCGACAAAGGGCAAGGCCAGCACATCTGCGGCCCAGCGCATCCAGCTGGACCAGAAGATCGCCGACGCCCGGGCCAACATGGTCAAGGCGCAGAAGCAGGCCGATAGCGAACTCGAAGTAATCGCCACCAACGAGCAGGGCAGGCTCGCCAAGCAGGCCCAGGCCATCAAGAGCTACACCGATGCCCTGGACCAGCAGAACGTCGCCCTGCGCCGTGCTGGCAGCCGTGCAGCGGACGGTGTGGGCCGTGGTGACCGGGAGAACGCCATCAACGGCGAACTCAACGGCATTGCCGATCGTGCCAACCAGCAGCGCCTGGACCTGGCGCGCGACAAGGCGGACAAGTCGCGCAACATGAGCGCCGAGGAATACCAGGCCAAGCTGGACGCCATCAATAAAAGCGAGAAGGACCTGAGCGAAACAGTGCTCAGCAACTACGAGCAGATGTCTGAGGCTCAAGGCGACTGGCGCAAGGGTGCAACTTCGGCCTTCAGCAACTACTTGGAAAGCGCGCGCAACGTCGCCGGACAGACGCGGGACCTGTTCACCAACGCCTTCAGCTCCATGGAGGATTCGATCGTCAACTTCGCCATTACGGGCAAGGGTTCTTTCGGGGATTTCACCAAGTCGGTTCTGGCTGACATGGCGCGAATTGCGACAAGGACCGCGGCATCCGAAGGGCTCAGTGCTCTGTTCGGTCTGGCTGCCTCGGCTGCCGGGTCCTACTTCGGCGGTGGCGCGTCATCTGCTGGCTCAACCCAGGCCGGGTATTCCGGCGACCTATCAGGCTTCACCCCTGGCAGCATTCAGGCCAAGGGCGGGGCATGGTCGGGCGGCGTGCAGATGTTTGCCAATGGCGCTGCCTTCACGAACTCCATCGTCAGCAAGCCGACAGCGTTCGGCATGGCCGGCGGTGGTATTGGCGTGATGGGTGAGGCCGGCGAGGAGGCGATCATGCCGCTAACCCGAACGGCCGGCGGCCAGTTGGGTGTCCGAGCAATCAGTGGTGGCGGCAGTGGCGGTGGGAACGTTTACAACTTCCCAGTGGCTGTTTCCGTGCAGACCACCGGTGACGGCGGCGCGACCACCACGGAAGACACCACGCAACTGGGCAAGGGTATCCAGCAGGCAGCCAAGGTTGAAGCCGAAACGGCTATCTCCAGGGGCCTGCAGCCAGGCGGCGCCATCTGGCGCGTTATCAACGGGAGGGGCTGA
- a CDS encoding tail assembly protein has translation MSAITSSHQTMTTILLSGPLIKLFGRVHRRELGSKSVGEAFKALKCTIEGFETAIKDLERRGMRFAIFRNRKNVAEKEFALGGTEEIRIVPVISGSKRAGLLQTIIGAVLIAASFIPGFQALAPVGIALVAGGVIQMLSPQASGLKQSAGPENAPSYAFGSAKNTTASGNPVPICIGERRWGGMIISASIYAEDKA, from the coding sequence ATGTCAGCAATCACTTCCAGCCATCAAACAATGACCACCATCCTGTTGTCAGGTCCGCTGATCAAATTGTTTGGCAGGGTCCACCGGCGCGAGCTTGGTAGTAAATCGGTAGGCGAGGCCTTCAAGGCGCTGAAATGCACAATCGAAGGCTTCGAGACGGCCATCAAGGATCTTGAGCGGAGAGGAATGCGGTTTGCCATTTTCCGCAATCGGAAGAACGTGGCTGAGAAGGAGTTCGCGCTGGGCGGTACCGAGGAAATCAGGATTGTCCCTGTTATTTCTGGCAGCAAGCGCGCCGGACTTCTCCAGACCATCATCGGCGCCGTATTAATTGCCGCGTCGTTTATCCCTGGCTTCCAGGCGCTGGCGCCAGTCGGTATTGCTCTCGTTGCCGGCGGCGTCATCCAGATGCTCAGCCCCCAGGCCTCTGGACTCAAGCAAAGCGCCGGCCCCGAGAATGCTCCGTCCTACGCCTTTGGCAGCGCCAAGAACACCACGGCAAGCGGTAACCCCGTGCCGATCTGCATTGGCGAGCGCCGGTGGGGCGGGATGATCATCAGCGCGAGCATCTACGCGGAGGACAAGGCATGA
- a CDS encoding phage tail protein, translating to MGAARKIDIHGAKGGDKKPKSPTEASDNLRSTNIAKLLIAVGEGEFEEAPTAANIFLDNTPINDASGNVNFPNVKWDWRSGSVDQTYIPGIPSVENETSLNIELRSDAAWVRSVTNIQLSAVRLRFAWPALQRQDDQGNIGGYRIEYAIDVATDGGAYQQVLTDAVDGKTTTRYERSKRVDLPEATTGWQIRVRRLTANQNSNKIADTMLIAGFTEVIDAKLRYPNTALLYIEFDAEQFTNIPAVTVKCKARKWQVPSNYDPISRTYTGTWDGSMKLAWTNNPAWITYGICTEDRFGLGKRIKTFMVDKWELYRIAQYCDQLVPDGLGGTEPRFLCDMNLQGKADAWTLLRDISGIYRGMTYWAQGQLIMQADMPRAQDFDYVFTRANVIDGKFSYGSASAKTRYTRALVSYDNPANNYDTDVIPFSDLDLQRRYGDRPTELSAIGCTRASEAQRRGKWAILSNNLDRTVTFKTGMEGVLPLPGHIIPVADSLLAGREIGGRISAVAGRVVTLDRDTLAKVGDRLIINLPGGRAEGRTVQSVAGRAVTVTVAYSEAPRAQLQWALDADDLAIPLYRVLRTKRTTEGDFEISALQYEPSKFAHIDTGARLEDRPISVIPITVVPAPASVTVASVSSVVQGLAVATMTISWPAVEGAVAYDIEWRKDSGNWIKVQRTGSTNVDVVGIYAGAYVARVRAVSAFDISSIWRNSVLTELAGKDGLPPAVSFLTATPLLFGIYLKWGFPEGSSDTQRTEIWYGPTTDQEASTELTDLAYPQSDFSLLGLAAGVTFYFWARLVDRIGNIGPWYPVGIGVQGQSSSEAGPILDMIAGQIGETELGQDILDEINKIPGLQDQINALDGLSAYKPAEVYEPGEMVVGDGRIYQAKVQVPIETPPPNTAYWIDVGQSVETANGLAQQVATNTADITEIDGVVTAQATAFQALRASYRDDNGEGELADALKGWTSTAAIASESSVRASENEAMARRVTTFDARIGENSANLTTLEQVVATNESATATKIDQLTATVGDNTAAIQETATAYADTSGKLSTMWSVKMQLTADGKYVAAGIGLGIENTAAGLQSQFLVSADRFAIVNTIAGGAISVPFAVQGGQVFMNSAFIQDGSITMLKIGQYLQSDNYVAGTQGWRLDKAGNLEFNGPAPGGGRLTMTNRAIKVYDQNGVKRVQLGDLSA from the coding sequence ATGGGCGCAGCACGCAAGATCGATATTCACGGCGCGAAAGGCGGAGACAAAAAGCCCAAGTCCCCGACCGAGGCCAGCGACAACCTGCGCTCCACGAACATTGCCAAGCTGCTGATCGCCGTGGGCGAGGGCGAGTTTGAGGAGGCTCCCACTGCAGCGAACATCTTTCTCGACAACACCCCCATCAACGATGCCAGCGGCAACGTCAACTTCCCGAACGTGAAGTGGGATTGGCGCTCCGGATCGGTCGATCAGACTTACATCCCGGGGATTCCGTCGGTAGAGAACGAGACCTCGCTGAACATCGAGCTTCGCAGCGATGCGGCCTGGGTTCGCTCTGTCACGAACATCCAACTGTCTGCCGTGCGCCTGCGGTTCGCCTGGCCCGCGCTCCAGCGCCAGGACGACCAAGGCAACATTGGCGGCTACCGGATCGAGTACGCCATCGACGTGGCTACCGACGGCGGAGCCTATCAGCAAGTTCTGACCGATGCTGTGGACGGCAAGACCACCACCCGATATGAGCGCTCCAAGCGTGTTGACCTGCCCGAGGCCACCACCGGCTGGCAGATCCGCGTGCGCCGTCTGACAGCCAACCAGAACAGCAACAAGATCGCAGACACCATGCTGATCGCTGGCTTCACTGAGGTGATTGACGCCAAGCTTCGGTATCCGAACACCGCGCTGCTGTACATCGAGTTCGACGCCGAGCAGTTCACCAACATTCCGGCCGTCACCGTGAAGTGCAAGGCCCGGAAATGGCAGGTGCCGAGCAACTACGACCCGATCAGCCGCACCTACACCGGCACCTGGGACGGCAGCATGAAGCTGGCCTGGACCAACAACCCTGCGTGGATCACCTACGGCATCTGCACCGAGGATCGTTTCGGCCTGGGCAAGCGCATCAAGACGTTCATGGTCGACAAGTGGGAGCTGTACCGGATCGCCCAGTACTGCGACCAGTTGGTGCCCGATGGCCTGGGCGGTACCGAGCCGCGCTTCCTCTGTGACATGAACCTGCAGGGCAAGGCCGACGCCTGGACGCTGCTGCGGGATATCTCCGGCATCTACCGCGGGATGACCTATTGGGCCCAGGGCCAGCTCATCATGCAGGCCGACATGCCGCGCGCCCAGGACTTCGACTATGTCTTCACCCGGGCGAACGTCATCGACGGGAAATTCTCCTACGGCAGCGCCTCGGCTAAGACCCGCTACACCCGGGCCCTGGTCAGCTACGACAACCCGGCGAACAACTACGACACCGACGTCATTCCGTTTTCGGATCTGGACCTCCAGCGCCGCTACGGGGACCGGCCAACCGAGCTGAGCGCCATCGGTTGCACCCGCGCATCCGAGGCCCAGCGCCGGGGCAAGTGGGCGATCCTGAGCAACAACCTGGACCGCACCGTCACCTTCAAGACAGGTATGGAGGGCGTACTTCCGCTCCCGGGCCACATCATCCCTGTGGCCGATTCGCTGCTGGCTGGCCGGGAGATTGGCGGGCGTATCTCAGCCGTTGCCGGTCGCGTTGTGACGCTGGACCGTGACACCCTGGCGAAGGTTGGCGACCGACTGATCATCAACCTGCCCGGCGGCCGCGCCGAAGGTCGCACAGTACAGAGTGTCGCCGGCCGCGCCGTGACCGTGACCGTCGCCTACAGCGAAGCGCCGCGGGCGCAGCTTCAGTGGGCGCTCGACGCTGACGACCTGGCGATTCCGCTCTACCGCGTGCTGCGGACCAAGCGCACCACCGAGGGCGACTTTGAAATCAGTGCCCTGCAGTACGAGCCGAGCAAGTTTGCGCACATCGACACCGGCGCACGCCTTGAGGACCGGCCAATCAGCGTGATCCCTATCACCGTGGTCCCGGCGCCTGCGAGCGTTACAGTCGCCTCGGTCTCCTCTGTTGTTCAGGGGTTGGCGGTGGCCACTATGACAATCAGTTGGCCGGCGGTGGAGGGGGCTGTTGCCTATGACATCGAATGGCGTAAGGACAGCGGTAACTGGATCAAGGTGCAGCGCACCGGCTCGACCAACGTAGACGTGGTGGGCATCTATGCGGGTGCTTACGTTGCCCGGGTCCGTGCCGTGAGTGCGTTCGACATCTCGTCGATCTGGCGTAACTCTGTGCTGACCGAACTCGCGGGCAAGGATGGCCTGCCGCCGGCAGTGTCGTTCTTGACGGCAACGCCGCTGCTGTTCGGGATATATCTCAAATGGGGTTTCCCCGAGGGATCGAGCGACACCCAGCGCACGGAGATTTGGTACGGGCCAACCACGGATCAGGAGGCATCGACCGAGCTCACTGATCTGGCATACCCACAAAGCGATTTCTCCCTGCTGGGCCTGGCCGCTGGCGTGACCTTCTATTTCTGGGCGCGCCTGGTGGATCGGATCGGCAACATCGGACCATGGTATCCGGTTGGGATTGGGGTCCAGGGGCAGTCGAGCTCGGAGGCGGGGCCGATCCTGGACATGATCGCCGGTCAAATCGGCGAGACAGAGCTCGGTCAGGACATTCTGGATGAAATCAATAAGATTCCCGGCCTTCAGGACCAGATCAATGCGCTTGATGGGTTGTCGGCCTACAAGCCGGCTGAAGTGTATGAGCCAGGAGAAATGGTTGTCGGAGATGGCCGCATCTATCAGGCGAAAGTCCAGGTTCCGATCGAGACGCCACCACCGAACACCGCCTACTGGATTGATGTCGGCCAGTCGGTCGAGACGGCAAACGGTCTGGCGCAGCAGGTGGCCACTAACACCGCTGACATCACCGAAATTGACGGTGTTGTCACAGCTCAGGCCACGGCTTTCCAAGCTCTGAGGGCTTCCTACCGTGATGATAACGGAGAGGGTGAGCTCGCAGATGCGCTGAAGGGATGGACCAGCACGGCGGCGATTGCTTCGGAGAGCAGTGTTCGGGCTTCTGAAAATGAGGCCATGGCCCGTCGGGTGACCACTTTCGATGCGCGGATAGGTGAGAACTCAGCAAATCTGACCACGCTTGAGCAGGTAGTTGCCACAAACGAGTCAGCCACGGCGACCAAGATTGATCAGCTCACCGCCACCGTCGGCGACAACACGGCGGCGATACAGGAAACGGCCACGGCTTATGCGGACACTAGCGGCAAGCTGAGCACGATGTGGTCCGTGAAGATGCAGCTAACGGCTGACGGAAAGTACGTGGCTGCTGGTATCGGGCTGGGTATCGAGAACACTGCCGCCGGACTGCAAAGCCAGTTCCTTGTCAGCGCTGATCGGTTCGCGATCGTCAATACCATAGCCGGCGGCGCCATTTCGGTGCCGTTTGCAGTGCAGGGCGGCCAGGTGTTCATGAACTCGGCATTCATCCAGGACGGCAGCATCACGATGCTGAAGATCGGCCAGTACCTGCAATCCGATAACTACGTTGCTGGAACGCAGGGCTGGCGACTGGATAAGGCCGGCAACCTCGAGTTCAACGGTCCTGCACCTGGTGGCGGACGCCTGACCATGACCAACCGTGCGATCAAGGTCTACGACCAGAACGGTGTGAAACGGGTCCAGCTTGGAGATCTATCCGCATGA